Proteins from a single region of Sphaerochaeta globosa str. Buddy:
- a CDS encoding carbohydrate ABC transporter permease: protein MHYKRKALVTDRVFSLVVNSFLFISLVIVLYPLLYIVSCSFSEPQAVMAKKVWLFPVNFDLVSYKAVFTNKQIGTGYMNSLYYMVTGTVMSVLLTMLLAYPLSRKEFYGRSVVTKLILFTMLFTGGTIPLYLVVRNLGIYDSRWAIILPNAITVWNVIIARTFLQENISDELYEAAEIDGCSDIRFLVSFVFPLSGAIVAVLALFYAVGQWNKYFDALLYLQKQALYPLQIVLRNILIINRNTPSMTVDVEAAIRAQGLSETIRYAVIVVASVPLLVIYPFVQRFFVKGVMIGSVKG, encoded by the coding sequence ATGCATTACAAACGAAAAGCACTCGTAACAGACCGGGTATTCTCTCTGGTGGTGAACAGCTTTTTGTTCATCAGCCTGGTCATCGTGCTGTACCCTTTGCTCTACATTGTCTCCTGCTCGTTCAGTGAACCGCAGGCGGTAATGGCCAAGAAGGTATGGCTCTTCCCCGTCAACTTCGACTTGGTAAGCTACAAGGCGGTCTTTACCAACAAGCAGATCGGAACCGGCTACATGAACAGCCTCTATTACATGGTAACGGGTACGGTGATGAGCGTGCTGCTTACCATGCTGCTTGCCTATCCGCTATCGCGCAAGGAGTTCTACGGACGCTCGGTGGTAACCAAGCTCATCCTCTTTACCATGCTTTTCACCGGCGGAACGATTCCTCTCTACCTGGTGGTACGCAACCTGGGCATCTACGATTCGCGGTGGGCGATCATCCTGCCCAATGCCATTACCGTATGGAACGTCATCATTGCCCGTACGTTCCTGCAGGAAAACATCTCCGACGAACTGTATGAGGCCGCCGAGATCGACGGATGCTCGGATATCCGCTTCCTAGTCTCGTTTGTGTTTCCCTTAAGCGGGGCCATCGTTGCAGTACTTGCCCTCTTCTATGCAGTAGGGCAGTGGAACAAGTACTTCGATGCACTTCTGTATTTGCAGAAGCAGGCCTTGTATCCCCTGCAGATCGTACTGCGCAATATTTTGATCATCAACCGAAATACTCCCTCGATGACCGTCGATGTCGAGGCTGCCATCAGGGCGCAGGGCCTCAGTGAGACCATCCGCTATGCGGTCATCGTTGTTGCGAGTGTTCCGCTTCTGGTAATCTACCCGTTCGTGCAAAGGTTTTTCGTCAAGGGAGTCATGATCGGCTCCGTCAAAGGTTAG
- a CDS encoding ABC transporter substrate-binding protein: MKKTLCIVLLVALLLPASLVAQGSKESASAKSTVEYTPVGTFPIVKTPITVDIMVAQPPCVEDFNTNRFTKYMEEQTGIKVNYIMIPEQAATEKLALVLASGDYPDAFLGFAVNNTLETTYGAQEGLFLPLNKFYSKEWMPHMMKAFEEFPGGIGFMTNIDGNIYSLPRLEGCYHCSNQAKLFVYQPFLDKLGMKMPTTTDEFYQVLKAMKEQDANGNGKADEIPLAGSIIGWSDQVERFLLNSFIYTDLDTNINANADDNVGYMMNNGKVDTAVNKAAFREGLAFINKLYKEGLLYNGSFTQDSSQLTQLVESSEQPVVGFAAGGWRGQFATIGGERFNNFRAIAPLEGPKGAQYSVAFFQNPEIGQLVLSSETKYAEAIMRYFDFMYSPEGTLLQRNGFQGEAWDWAKSGQVGLNGKPAVWEQLKLWNDKDPQNDTWIQTYTAAMTPSLKNGLASKPMTQDNPEYYLPGNNEKTLYDETSNLYKPYEDTSVEVPVLKYTADESEKFSTVKRELANYIRQSAVKFMVGSLDVNDDKVWNEYVANLEKLQLKSVLDLMNTAYNRQYK; the protein is encoded by the coding sequence ATGAAGAAAACATTGTGTATCGTATTGCTGGTCGCTCTCTTGCTGCCGGCCTCGCTGGTTGCCCAAGGCTCGAAAGAGAGTGCCTCGGCAAAATCTACTGTTGAGTATACTCCCGTCGGGACGTTCCCGATCGTGAAGACCCCCATTACGGTGGACATCATGGTCGCTCAGCCCCCCTGTGTCGAGGATTTCAATACCAACCGGTTCACCAAGTACATGGAAGAACAGACCGGTATCAAGGTGAACTACATCATGATTCCCGAGCAGGCTGCCACCGAGAAGCTCGCCCTGGTACTGGCCAGTGGTGACTACCCCGATGCGTTCCTCGGCTTTGCAGTAAACAACACCTTGGAAACCACCTATGGTGCTCAGGAAGGCCTGTTCCTGCCGCTGAACAAGTTCTACTCCAAAGAGTGGATGCCTCACATGATGAAGGCCTTTGAAGAGTTCCCCGGTGGTATCGGCTTCATGACCAACATCGATGGAAACATCTACTCCTTGCCCCGCCTCGAAGGTTGCTACCACTGCTCCAACCAGGCGAAGTTGTTTGTCTATCAGCCCTTCCTGGACAAGCTTGGCATGAAAATGCCCACCACCACCGATGAGTTCTATCAGGTGCTGAAGGCTATGAAAGAACAGGATGCCAACGGAAACGGCAAAGCTGATGAGATTCCGCTCGCAGGTTCCATCATCGGTTGGTCCGACCAGGTCGAGCGCTTCCTGCTCAACTCCTTCATCTACACCGACCTTGACACCAACATCAATGCCAACGCCGACGACAACGTAGGCTACATGATGAATAACGGCAAGGTTGACACTGCAGTGAACAAGGCTGCCTTCCGTGAAGGCCTTGCTTTCATCAACAAACTGTACAAGGAAGGACTGCTTTACAATGGATCCTTCACCCAGGATTCCAGCCAGCTGACCCAGCTCGTAGAGAGCTCTGAACAGCCGGTCGTCGGTTTCGCAGCAGGCGGTTGGAGAGGTCAGTTTGCTACCATCGGCGGGGAACGTTTCAACAATTTCCGTGCCATTGCTCCGCTTGAGGGACCTAAGGGTGCACAGTACTCGGTAGCATTCTTCCAGAATCCTGAAATCGGTCAGTTGGTTCTCAGCTCCGAGACCAAGTATGCCGAAGCCATCATGCGTTACTTCGATTTCATGTACAGCCCCGAAGGAACCCTGCTCCAGCGCAACGGTTTTCAGGGCGAAGCATGGGATTGGGCAAAGAGTGGTCAGGTTGGTCTGAACGGAAAGCCTGCTGTGTGGGAACAGCTGAAGCTGTGGAACGACAAGGATCCCCAGAACGATACCTGGATCCAGACCTACACTGCAGCCATGACTCCGTCGTTGAAGAATGGGTTGGCCTCCAAGCCCATGACTCAGGACAATCCCGAGTATTACCTGCCGGGCAACAATGAGAAGACTCTTTATGACGAGACATCCAACCTGTATAAGCCGTACGAGGACACCTCAGTGGAAGTTCCCGTACTCAAGTACACCGCCGACGAGAGTGAGAAGTTCTCAACCGTCAAGCGCGAGTTGGCAAACTATATCCGCCAGAGTGCTGTCAAGTTCATGGTTGGCTCTCTTGATGTCAACGACGACAAGGTTTGGAACGAGTACGTAGCAAATCTGGAGAAACTGCAGTTGAAGTCTGTTTTGGACCTTATGAATACTGCTTACAACCGCCAGTACAAATAA
- a CDS encoding sulfatase family protein, with product MRKKPNIVYILADDLGYGDVSSLNPGCPFTTTNFDCLAEEGMSFTDAHATSAVCTPSRYSIITGRYNWRSKLKSYVLGGFSPPLIDNNRKTVAQLLRKGGYATHMVGKWHLGMTLPKGEGFVEAQEFGDSYPIDYTKPIENGPTSVGFDSYYGISGSLDMPPYVYIKDDRFTAVPTRTTKGSGKGFWREGLTADDFVHEEVLDHLTDKALEVIRENKDNPFFLYFALPAPHTPILPHPKFRGASNTNAYGDFVLHCDDVVGRVLDALKENGIDEHTLVILTSDNGCSPMADFAELAQFGHNPSYHFRGMKSDIFEGGHRVPLLMRWPEVIAPHSISNHLVCLSDFYATAADILGFGLAEDEAVDSVSLLPLLSDTTHPEVRDSLVHQSLDGSLSLRKGAYKLEMCKGSGGWSYPSSGSEDAQNLPSVQLYNLECDIAETVNVQAEHPDLVAAMRQELACLVREGRSTSGPRQLNDGVAVWETVAWLDD from the coding sequence GTGCGAAAGAAGCCGAACATCGTGTATATTCTTGCAGATGACTTGGGGTACGGTGATGTTTCATCGCTGAATCCCGGTTGTCCTTTCACAACCACCAACTTCGACTGTTTGGCAGAGGAGGGCATGAGCTTTACCGATGCTCATGCCACCAGTGCCGTATGTACCCCCAGCCGCTACAGCATTATTACCGGGCGCTACAATTGGCGTTCCAAGCTTAAGAGTTACGTGCTGGGAGGCTTCTCTCCTCCGTTAATCGACAACAATCGAAAAACAGTAGCGCAGCTCTTGAGAAAGGGTGGTTACGCTACCCATATGGTGGGCAAGTGGCATTTAGGCATGACCCTTCCCAAGGGAGAGGGCTTTGTTGAGGCCCAGGAGTTTGGTGACAGCTATCCGATAGACTACACCAAACCCATTGAAAACGGACCGACCAGCGTGGGGTTCGACTCCTATTACGGTATCAGCGGATCGCTCGATATGCCCCCGTATGTATACATCAAGGACGACCGGTTCACCGCTGTTCCTACCAGGACGACAAAAGGGTCGGGCAAGGGCTTTTGGCGCGAAGGCTTGACTGCCGATGATTTTGTCCACGAAGAGGTACTCGATCACCTTACCGACAAGGCCTTGGAAGTAATTCGAGAGAACAAGGACAATCCGTTCTTCCTCTACTTCGCCCTCCCGGCCCCCCATACGCCCATTCTTCCCCATCCCAAATTCAGGGGAGCATCGAATACCAATGCCTATGGGGATTTTGTCCTGCATTGCGACGACGTGGTGGGCAGGGTGCTCGATGCCCTCAAAGAGAACGGCATTGATGAACACACCCTGGTCATTCTCACCAGCGACAACGGATGCTCTCCGATGGCTGACTTCGCCGAGCTTGCACAATTCGGACATAATCCAAGCTATCACTTCCGGGGGATGAAATCGGACATTTTTGAAGGTGGACACCGGGTGCCGCTTCTGATGCGCTGGCCTGAGGTGATAGCGCCGCATTCAATTTCCAACCACCTTGTCTGCCTATCCGATTTCTATGCTACTGCCGCCGATATTCTTGGTTTCGGCTTGGCCGAGGATGAGGCGGTGGATAGTGTGAGCCTTCTGCCGTTGCTCTCAGACACTACTCACCCTGAAGTACGAGATTCATTGGTCCATCAGAGCCTTGACGGTTCGCTATCCCTGAGAAAAGGAGCATACAAGCTTGAGATGTGCAAAGGCTCGGGCGGGTGGTCATACCCTTCAAGCGGAAGCGAGGATGCACAGAATCTTCCTTCCGTGCAGTTGTACAACCTTGAGTGCGATATTGCAGAGACGGTGAATGTGCAGGCCGAGCACCCTGATCTGGTAGCTGCCATGAGACAAGAACTTGCCTGCCTCGTAAGGGAAGGCAGAAGTACATCCGGCCCCCGACAGCTCAACGACGGGGTTGCTGTTTGGGAGACGGTTGCCTGGCTTGACGACTGA
- a CDS encoding helix-turn-helix transcriptional regulator, producing the protein MRKPEHKIPASRTLLLFLPALILCFVILILAQNWMLMTVRRDKQEQTYSMLHLIRSTTDLSLDQMYKLSQMLLLDNDIAKFIYQGEIESGSVDIQTLIDAKGVLPTATNINAMLAEVYIYSNRSGYILSSQNAFLEPEKMYPSMFAFEGLNYRQFRSKYLTPAFNRSFFPQTDALVHGRNRSVIPLVQTFPLNNPAANAGKIMLLLDSSYIVDLLSQQIEGASPTVYVTDSKGAVITYSGDPAFILGDGYADGQHRVSIEGQEYVLSALSSNASGLRFFSLLSLKEINAMLNPMWPVLVILSIGMFLLLSFFAVYMLARSNRHWTELLGLVDVSGKPLPYEQAVGYIKNIVEEDRSKVRQAGGTPFITDTFFRRLIHGKMLGTAEIQAMLKQVQKDIDLNSPNTFQMVHIAIHDVQDFLSSDRLEDIDFTRIAAQKQAMRAFGQQYYLYMDFSFSIWIMLWHGDGRFLDTQIDQFYKEFIQVSPCITSMAVSSAKHSLDEIFSATNECSEVQQSLLSEKQVEIMRRYTELSLKREPYHYSLDMERKLSGAVMKGERQALEEILRTIEQDNFVARNLGPEEHANLMKVLYATAIKLSQSLRLTLHQSVFESYAEVKQFFLSQALAINRAKSDKDEVLVQRITGYIHDHYADPGLNLSNMAGDFGLKESFLYHFMQTRMETSFAQYLEVYRLERALALFAEKQMTISEITTFCGYSNAQTFRRAFQKRYGMLPSDYQKTVLYQKK; encoded by the coding sequence ATGAGAAAGCCTGAGCATAAAATTCCTGCATCCAGAACACTGCTGTTGTTCCTTCCCGCCCTTATACTCTGTTTTGTCATACTCATTCTCGCCCAAAACTGGATGTTGATGACCGTGCGCAGGGACAAGCAGGAGCAGACCTACTCGATGCTCCACCTCATTCGTTCCACCACCGACCTTTCGTTGGACCAGATGTACAAGCTCAGCCAGATGCTGCTCTTGGACAACGATATCGCCAAATTCATCTACCAGGGAGAGATTGAGAGCGGTTCGGTCGATATTCAGACCCTCATCGATGCAAAAGGCGTCCTGCCTACGGCAACAAACATCAATGCCATGCTGGCCGAGGTCTACATATACTCCAACCGCAGCGGCTATATCCTCTCTTCTCAGAATGCCTTCCTGGAACCTGAGAAAATGTACCCTTCCATGTTCGCCTTCGAGGGATTGAACTACCGTCAGTTCCGCAGCAAGTACCTGACACCCGCCTTCAACCGTTCCTTCTTTCCCCAAACCGATGCCTTGGTGCATGGGAGAAATCGGTCGGTCATTCCGTTGGTCCAGACGTTTCCTTTGAATAATCCCGCAGCCAATGCGGGCAAGATCATGCTGCTGCTCGACAGCAGCTACATCGTGGACTTGCTTTCGCAGCAGATAGAGGGGGCGAGCCCCACCGTCTATGTCACAGACAGCAAGGGAGCCGTGATCACCTACTCGGGCGACCCCGCCTTCATCCTGGGGGATGGGTATGCCGACGGTCAGCATCGAGTGTCCATTGAAGGCCAGGAGTATGTGCTCTCGGCCCTTTCCTCGAACGCAAGCGGTCTGAGGTTTTTCAGCCTGCTCTCGCTCAAGGAAATCAACGCCATGCTCAATCCCATGTGGCCTGTGCTGGTGATTCTCAGCATCGGGATGTTCCTGCTGCTCTCCTTCTTTGCCGTCTATATGCTTGCACGCAGCAACCGCCACTGGACCGAGCTGCTCGGCTTGGTCGATGTAAGCGGGAAACCGCTTCCCTATGAGCAGGCGGTCGGGTACATCAAGAATATCGTTGAGGAGGACCGAAGCAAGGTACGCCAAGCCGGTGGCACTCCCTTTATCACCGACACATTCTTTCGTCGATTGATTCACGGGAAAATGCTGGGGACAGCCGAGATTCAGGCGATGCTCAAGCAGGTCCAGAAGGATATCGATTTGAACTCTCCCAACACCTTCCAAATGGTGCATATCGCAATCCACGATGTGCAGGATTTTCTATCCAGTGATCGGCTGGAGGACATCGACTTCACCCGAATTGCGGCCCAAAAGCAGGCGATGCGTGCGTTCGGCCAGCAGTACTACCTCTACATGGACTTCTCATTCTCGATTTGGATCATGCTCTGGCATGGTGACGGCCGCTTTCTGGATACACAGATCGATCAGTTCTATAAGGAGTTCATCCAAGTCTCGCCTTGTATCACGAGCATGGCGGTCAGTTCGGCCAAGCACAGTCTTGATGAGATTTTCTCGGCGACCAATGAGTGCAGCGAGGTCCAGCAGAGTCTGCTCAGTGAGAAACAGGTGGAAATCATGCGCCGTTATACCGAGTTGAGCCTCAAGCGTGAGCCGTACCACTACAGCCTCGATATGGAGCGCAAGCTCTCCGGTGCTGTCATGAAAGGGGAGCGGCAGGCCTTGGAAGAAATCCTGAGGACCATCGAGCAGGATAACTTTGTTGCCAGGAATCTGGGGCCTGAAGAGCATGCCAATCTCATGAAGGTGCTCTATGCGACGGCGATCAAGCTCAGTCAGAGCCTCAGGCTGACACTCCACCAGTCGGTGTTTGAGTCGTATGCCGAGGTCAAGCAGTTCTTTCTCTCCCAGGCGTTGGCGATCAACAGGGCAAAGAGCGACAAGGATGAGGTGCTCGTCCAACGGATTACTGGCTATATACACGACCATTATGCCGACCCGGGCTTGAACCTCTCCAATATGGCGGGTGACTTCGGCTTGAAGGAGAGCTTTCTCTACCACTTCATGCAGACCCGTATGGAGACATCGTTTGCCCAGTATCTGGAAGTCTACCGTCTTGAGCGCGCTCTTGCCCTGTTTGCCGAGAAGCAGATGACGATCAGTGAGATTACAACCTTCTGCGGGTACTCCAATGCCCAGACCTTCCGCAGGGCGTTCCAGAAACGTTACGGCATGCTGCCTTCCGATTACCAGAAAACGGTGCTGTATCAGAAGAAGTAG
- a CDS encoding ABC transporter substrate-binding protein: MKHTQRALGFLLIMLLVLGSVFAAGSKEAAAPASTALEDKVSMYASITSIEPIIEAFTADTGVAAENTRLSTARFVSTVLTEFEAGKLAADVLQGPLPVLEILKEQGVIADYVSPMGETYPEWARRDGIYLFGIEYVALIYNTELVAPADVPKRYEDLTDPKWKDQIVMANPASHATTISWLVGLKEHVFATEKEWYDFLRGLAANNPMFVASFSPTPAPIESGEKKIGISMPKYIVTKAPAPLAWAQVSQPMLGSPRAIAITKDAPHPNAAKAFMEYWLSNKAMGMLANEVGEYVLTPGVYPPIKDIEKAEVIAIRELSDEELVKWGAEFEKIFEKK; this comes from the coding sequence ATGAAACACACACAACGTGCTTTGGGTTTTCTCTTGATTATGCTGCTTGTTCTCGGCTCAGTCTTTGCCGCCGGTTCGAAAGAAGCTGCAGCACCTGCCAGTACAGCCTTGGAGGACAAGGTCTCCATGTATGCCAGTATTACCTCCATTGAGCCGATCATCGAAGCATTTACTGCCGATACCGGGGTTGCTGCAGAGAACACCCGACTATCGACTGCACGCTTTGTCTCCACCGTGCTCACCGAGTTCGAAGCCGGCAAGCTTGCCGCCGACGTACTGCAGGGACCGCTTCCGGTGCTGGAAATCCTCAAGGAACAGGGCGTGATCGCCGACTACGTCTCCCCGATGGGCGAGACCTATCCCGAGTGGGCGAGAAGGGACGGCATCTACCTCTTTGGCATTGAATATGTCGCACTCATCTACAACACCGAGCTCGTTGCTCCGGCCGATGTCCCCAAGCGCTATGAAGATTTGACCGATCCCAAGTGGAAGGATCAGATTGTCATGGCAAACCCTGCCAGCCATGCAACGACCATCAGCTGGCTCGTAGGTTTGAAGGAACATGTCTTTGCCACCGAGAAAGAGTGGTATGACTTCCTGCGCGGTCTTGCTGCCAACAACCCGATGTTCGTCGCATCCTTCAGCCCGACTCCCGCCCCGATCGAGAGCGGTGAGAAGAAAATCGGCATTTCGATGCCCAAGTACATCGTAACCAAGGCTCCGGCTCCGCTGGCGTGGGCACAGGTATCGCAGCCGATGCTCGGCAGCCCCCGTGCCATTGCCATCACCAAGGACGCCCCCCATCCCAACGCTGCGAAAGCATTCATGGAGTACTGGCTTTCCAACAAGGCCATGGGCATGCTGGCAAACGAAGTCGGAGAGTATGTGCTGACTCCGGGTGTCTACCCCCCGATCAAGGATATTGAGAAGGCTGAGGTCATCGCCATTCGCGAGCTTTCCGACGAGGAACTGGTGAAGTGGGGTGCTGAGTTCGAAAAGATTTTCGAAAAGAAATAA
- a CDS encoding ABC transporter ATP-binding protein, which translates to MEIQISGVKKYYHSEGKIIKALDGVNLTIPANKIFTLLGPSGCGKTTLLRSIVGLETPDEGEIRIGDTIVWSSEKRIDVPTEKRGLGMVFQTYAIWPHMDVFNNVAYPLQNMKLPKDEIERRVEKTLQFVQLEGFGSRPATRLSGGQQQRVALARALVAEPKVILFDEPLSNLDAKLREETRKELRSFLSELQITAVYVTHDRIEALALSDQIGVMRAGNIIEIGDPKKIYFDSEHQFVADFIGRSNLLPVTIQEQGKDFTKVVSAIGTFTCSKREFPAGSEITLCIRPEFVDLIDPADKGKHQNTLTGRMHTMVFVGEVYESEIMVGDQLIMVKVDPDSKVKEGDEVVVSIAAEHCLLVAR; encoded by the coding sequence ATGGAAATTCAGATCAGCGGCGTCAAGAAGTACTATCATTCCGAGGGGAAAATCATCAAGGCACTGGACGGGGTGAACCTCACCATTCCAGCGAATAAGATTTTTACCCTGCTTGGTCCCAGCGGTTGTGGTAAAACCACGCTGCTTCGGAGCATTGTCGGCCTGGAAACCCCTGATGAAGGGGAGATTCGTATCGGGGACACCATTGTGTGGTCAAGCGAGAAACGCATCGATGTCCCTACCGAGAAACGGGGACTGGGCATGGTGTTCCAGACCTATGCAATCTGGCCGCATATGGATGTGTTCAACAATGTCGCCTATCCGCTTCAGAACATGAAGCTTCCCAAGGATGAGATTGAGCGCAGGGTCGAGAAGACCCTGCAGTTCGTCCAGCTTGAGGGCTTCGGTAGTCGTCCTGCCACTCGTCTTTCGGGCGGTCAGCAGCAGCGTGTCGCCCTTGCGAGGGCGCTCGTAGCCGAGCCCAAGGTCATTTTGTTCGATGAGCCGCTTTCCAACCTTGATGCCAAGCTTCGTGAGGAGACCCGCAAGGAGCTGCGCAGCTTCCTCAGTGAGCTGCAGATTACCGCAGTGTATGTAACCCATGACCGCATTGAAGCGCTGGCTCTCAGCGACCAGATTGGTGTCATGCGGGCGGGCAATATTATTGAGATTGGAGACCCGAAGAAGATTTACTTCGACTCCGAGCATCAGTTTGTAGCCGATTTCATCGGTCGTTCCAACCTGCTTCCGGTGACCATCCAGGAGCAGGGGAAGGACTTCACCAAGGTTGTTTCCGCCATTGGAACGTTCACCTGCAGCAAACGGGAGTTTCCTGCAGGCAGTGAGATCACCCTCTGTATCAGGCCGGAGTTCGTCGACCTGATCGATCCGGCGGATAAGGGGAAGCATCAGAATACCTTGACCGGAAGAATGCACACCATGGTGTTTGTCGGAGAGGTGTATGAGAGTGAGATCATGGTCGGCGATCAACTGATAATGGTGAAAGTCGATCCCGATTCGAAGGTGAAGGAAGGGGATGAGGTGGTGGTTTCCATCGCAGCAGAGCACTGTCTGTTGGTAGCAAGGTAG
- a CDS encoding ABC transporter permease, with protein sequence MAKTRHTKLTYLLILILVLLTMAPVVMLVIGSFSKGLRNVGAFTFDKYISVYTDPALLAVLLNTVVFVGGSALFATVLSLFLAYLNNRTNIHWKFLFKVLSVVPMMIPHVLFAVSWALLLNPSNGILNLWLQQAFGLAKAPFNIYSLPGMIMVEGLLDLPIAYLIISPAMASFDVSLEESSKVFGGSNMKTLFKITLPVLRPAILAAFILCVVRCLASFAVPSVLGMPGRVYVLATYIYRTVNTGFIADYGKAAAIGMSILVLSISLIYVYRYFTRSSEKFVTVSSRGFKPVVIELKKARIPLFIVLLLVSFVLIVLPVLVLLYTSFVPYSMVPSARAFSMMNLEHWKTVMKDPISLLSLKNSLFLGIVGATLGTVLSLFVAYVIVKVKSKAAGVLESLSFLSFSFPGIVIGIGFMWFFIKTPLYATIWALLIGYIATYLPYGIRPLTSAFVQIHSHLEESSAVCGASLLTTMRRIVVPLLVPGIVSGWVLMATMFLRELSLSVVLSRPGTEVLAVQILRFSEDGLWGRLSALGIIMIFFSTLLVVAANLVGNHYKPAHN encoded by the coding sequence ATGGCAAAAACACGGCATACAAAGCTTACCTATCTATTGATTCTTATTCTCGTTCTGCTCACCATGGCCCCGGTGGTCATGTTGGTGATCGGAAGCTTTTCGAAAGGGCTGCGCAACGTAGGCGCCTTTACCTTCGACAAGTATATCTCCGTCTACACCGACCCCGCCTTGTTGGCGGTCCTTCTCAACACCGTGGTGTTTGTAGGCGGCTCTGCACTCTTTGCGACGGTTCTCTCACTTTTTCTGGCATACCTGAACAACCGGACGAACATCCATTGGAAGTTCTTGTTCAAGGTCCTTTCGGTAGTGCCGATGATGATCCCCCACGTATTGTTTGCAGTCAGTTGGGCGCTTTTGCTCAATCCCTCCAACGGGATTCTGAACCTGTGGCTTCAGCAGGCTTTTGGTTTGGCAAAGGCTCCTTTCAACATCTATTCTCTTCCGGGTATGATCATGGTGGAAGGCTTGCTGGACTTGCCGATTGCATATCTGATCATCTCTCCCGCCATGGCCTCGTTTGACGTATCGCTTGAGGAGTCTTCAAAAGTATTCGGCGGGAGCAACATGAAGACACTCTTCAAGATCACCCTGCCTGTGTTACGTCCTGCCATCCTGGCCGCCTTCATTTTGTGCGTAGTGCGCTGTCTTGCCTCCTTTGCCGTTCCTTCGGTTTTAGGAATGCCAGGACGTGTATACGTTCTTGCGACCTACATCTACCGAACGGTCAACACAGGCTTTATCGCAGACTACGGCAAGGCTGCTGCAATCGGGATGAGCATTCTGGTACTCTCCATCTCCCTCATTTATGTCTACCGCTATTTCACCCGCAGCAGCGAGAAGTTCGTCACGGTCTCAAGCCGCGGCTTCAAACCGGTAGTGATCGAGCTCAAGAAGGCAAGAATTCCCTTGTTCATCGTCCTGCTGCTGGTCTCCTTTGTTTTGATCGTTCTTCCCGTTCTGGTTTTGCTCTATACCTCGTTCGTCCCGTATTCGATGGTCCCGAGCGCAAGAGCGTTCTCCATGATGAATCTTGAGCACTGGAAGACGGTCATGAAGGACCCGATTTCCCTGCTCTCCTTGAAGAACAGTCTGTTCCTCGGAATCGTGGGGGCGACCTTGGGTACGGTCCTTTCGCTTTTTGTCGCCTATGTCATCGTAAAGGTGAAGAGCAAGGCTGCCGGTGTGTTGGAGTCGCTTAGTTTCCTCTCCTTTTCCTTCCCTGGTATCGTCATCGGTATCGGGTTCATGTGGTTCTTCATCAAGACGCCGCTCTATGCAACCATCTGGGCTCTCTTGATCGGCTACATCGCCACCTACCTGCCGTATGGCATTCGCCCGTTGACCAGTGCATTTGTGCAGATTCACAGCCACTTGGAGGAGTCCTCGGCTGTGTGTGGTGCAAGCCTGCTGACCACCATGCGACGCATCGTGGTCCCTCTCCTGGTTCCAGGCATTGTCTCCGGCTGGGTGTTGATGGCTACGATGTTCCTGCGCGAACTTTCCCTTTCGGTGGTGCTCTCCCGTCCTGGTACGGAGGTTCTGGCAGTTCAGATTCTTCGTTTCAGCGAGGATGGGCTGTGGGGCAGGCTCTCTGCCTTGGGAATCATCATGATTTTCTTCTCAACACTGTTGGTGGTGGCAGCCAACTTGGTGGGCAACCACTATAAGCCTGCTCATAACTAA